A region of Cellulophaga sp. RHA19 DNA encodes the following proteins:
- a CDS encoding RagB/SusD family nutrient uptake outer membrane protein, which translates to MKTFTIINELKMKHFKKLIVGLALVAGVTSCESLDVEPTGFYSDENFYKTIEDAEASILYAYDALTLVSYAPVTYYFTELASDNCVVKADEGADAQAFVNWEVTAQNQLLTQYYRSIYIAVNRANAVIENIEGKGFNPEDEKRILGEALFLRAYNHFNAIKAFGLAPLQKSLIDKLDETTATLPADMQEVYAFLIDDLTRAIDNLEVNRVTGRADKVAAQALLSKVYLFAASAKENGVPKYNTITESVDNLYAKSAEYAAMVLNNQGEYSHDTDLQNIYNVDSPNGPEHIFILSLDRSGTEEGDYSKLSKYFIPYIDGATVYLKNTDDTFSPTHDGWSVFQTTDKLFTSYEAEDKRKTDLFVSEIYNQDGVPIGSVADGTVIYPFTRKYIDPLFEGDKTSTRPYLIRYSDIQLVYAEATANADGLVQYNQIRSRANATELASIGGLSKADFRKLVVAERQRELAYEGDRLWDLRRTNTVQSNVTNAAGLSPEAVAFYPIPQREIDLNPNIN; encoded by the coding sequence ATGAAAACATTTACAATAATAAACGAATTGAAAATGAAGCACTTTAAAAAATTAATAGTAGGGTTGGCACTTGTTGCTGGTGTTACTTCTTGTGAGAGCTTAGATGTAGAGCCTACTGGTTTTTATTCTGATGAAAATTTCTATAAAACTATTGAAGATGCAGAGGCATCTATTTTATATGCTTACGATGCACTTACACTTGTTAGTTATGCACCTGTTACGTATTATTTTACAGAATTAGCATCAGACAATTGTGTTGTTAAGGCAGACGAAGGTGCAGATGCACAAGCATTTGTAAACTGGGAAGTTACTGCACAAAACCAATTACTAACACAGTACTACAGATCTATATATATTGCAGTAAACCGTGCAAATGCAGTAATAGAAAATATAGAAGGCAAAGGTTTTAATCCAGAAGATGAAAAACGCATACTTGGCGAAGCTTTATTTTTAAGAGCATACAACCACTTTAATGCTATAAAAGCTTTTGGTTTAGCTCCATTACAAAAATCTTTGATAGATAAATTAGATGAAACCACAGCTACATTGCCTGCAGATATGCAAGAGGTATATGCGTTTTTAATAGACGATTTAACTAGAGCTATAGACAATTTAGAAGTAAACAGAGTTACTGGGCGTGCAGATAAGGTTGCCGCACAAGCACTACTTTCTAAAGTATACTTATTTGCTGCTTCTGCTAAAGAAAATGGAGTTCCTAAATACAATACTATTACAGAAAGTGTAGACAATTTATACGCAAAATCTGCAGAATACGCAGCTATGGTTTTAAACAACCAAGGAGAATATAGTCACGACACTGATCTTCAAAATATTTATAATGTTGACTCTCCTAACGGACCAGAACATATTTTTATATTATCATTAGACAGGTCTGGCACAGAAGAAGGAGATTACTCTAAACTATCTAAATACTTTATTCCTTATATAGATGGGGCTACAGTTTATCTAAAAAACACAGACGATACTTTTTCTCCAACACATGACGGGTGGAGTGTTTTTCAGACTACAGATAAACTATTCACTTCTTATGAAGCTGAAGACAAACGTAAAACAGATTTATTTGTTTCAGAAATTTATAATCAAGATGGTGTCCCTATAGGCTCTGTTGCAGATGGCACTGTAATTTATCCGTTTACAAGAAAATACATAGATCCTTTATTTGAGGGTGATAAAACAAGCACAAGACCATACTTAATTCGTTACTCAGACATACAATTGGTTTATGCAGAAGCTACTGCTAATGCAGATGGTTTAGTACAATACAATCAAATTAGAAGCAGAGCAAACGCTACAGAGCTAGCTAGTATTGGTGGCTTATCTAAAGCAGATTTTAGAAAATTAGTTGTAGCAGAACGCCAAAGAGAACTTGCTTACGAAGGTGACCGTCTGTGGGACCTTAGACGTACAAACACAGTACAAAGCAATGTAACCAATGCCGCTGGTTTATCTCCAGAAGCAGTTGCTTTTTATCCTATTCCACAACGTGAAATAGACTTAAACCCTAACATCAACTAA
- a CDS encoding enoyl-CoA hydratase/isomerase family protein, giving the protein MGTTRANGSLYTNIDNKVATIEFGHPASNSFVAELLDRLTKEIQKLSDDTAVSVIILKSEGEKAFCAGASFDELMEVTNLEEGQQFFSGFANVINAMRKCKKLIVGRIQGKTVGGGVGLAAACDYAFATEAASIKLSELSIGIGPFVIAPAVERKVGKSGLAELSLAATDWQSAYWAKDKGLFAKVFGSIKEMDKEIEIFAEKLASYNPEALQEMKSILWEGTENWDSLLQERATVSGKLVLSNFTKNALSKYRK; this is encoded by the coding sequence ATGGGTACAACAAGAGCAAACGGTAGTTTATATACCAATATAGATAATAAAGTGGCAACAATAGAATTTGGTCATCCGGCTAGTAATTCTTTTGTAGCAGAATTGTTAGATAGATTAACAAAAGAGATTCAGAAATTATCTGATGATACGGCTGTATCTGTAATCATTTTAAAGTCTGAAGGTGAAAAAGCTTTTTGTGCAGGTGCTTCTTTTGACGAGTTAATGGAAGTAACTAATTTAGAAGAAGGACAACAATTTTTTAGTGGTTTTGCAAATGTTATTAATGCAATGCGCAAGTGTAAAAAACTAATTGTGGGTCGTATACAAGGCAAAACAGTTGGCGGAGGCGTTGGTTTGGCAGCTGCTTGTGACTATGCTTTTGCTACAGAAGCGGCATCTATAAAACTCTCTGAGTTATCTATAGGTATTGGTCCTTTTGTAATTGCACCAGCTGTAGAACGTAAAGTTGGTAAAAGCGGTTTAGCAGAACTTTCTTTGGCGGCTACAGATTGGCAAAGTGCTTATTGGGCAAAAGATAAAGGTTTGTTTGCTAAAGTTTTTGGATCTATTAAAGAGATGGATAAAGAGATTGAAATTTTTGCAGAAAAATTAGCATCATACAATCCAGAGGCTTTACAAGAAATGAAATCAATTTTATGGGAAGGAACAGAGAATTGGGATAGTTTGTTACAAGAACGTGCTACTGTTTCTGGTAAATTGGTTTTGTCTAATTTTACAAAAAATGCATTATCAAAATATAGAAAATAG
- a CDS encoding DUF4199 domain-containing protein → MNKFKTEIKWGFIFSACALLWAYFEKQMGWHTDQVSKHLILTNLFGVVAIILYVLALRDKKQTDFNGEITWKEGFISGIVLSAVIAILSPATQYITYVYISPEYFANITKYIVKMGTMTQDKAVEYFNIDNYIRQGIFTALSMGVVTAAIVSFIIKNKKN, encoded by the coding sequence ATGAATAAGTTTAAAACAGAGATAAAATGGGGTTTTATCTTTTCTGCTTGTGCGCTTTTGTGGGCTTATTTTGAAAAACAAATGGGGTGGCATACAGACCAAGTTAGTAAACATTTAATACTTACTAATTTATTTGGTGTAGTGGCTATTATACTATATGTTTTGGCGTTGCGAGACAAAAAGCAAACCGATTTTAACGGAGAAATTACGTGGAAAGAAGGTTTTATAAGCGGTATAGTTTTAAGTGCTGTAATAGCTATATTAAGTCCGGCTACGCAATACATTACTTACGTTTACATATCACCAGAGTATTTTGCTAACATAACAAAATACATTGTAAAAATGGGAACTATGACGCAAGATAAGGCTGTAGAATATTTTAATATAGATAATTATATACGACAAGGCATATTTACTGCGTTATCTATGGGAGTGGTAACGGCTGCAATAGTGTCTTTTATCATTAAAAATAAGAAGAATTAA
- a CDS encoding MATE family efflux transporter, with amino-acid sequence MNKIVNLKNINKLAIPATIAGISEPLLSITDAAIVGNIPNYGLESLAAAGIVGSFLSMLIWVLGQTRSAISAIISQYLGAGKLAEVKTLPVQAIFFNILLSVVILLSTVFVIEEIFVFFKAKGKILEFCVSYYGIRVWGFPLTLFTFAVMGIFRGLQNTSWPMVIALIGAFLNIFLDYIFVYGVEGILDPMYLDGAAWASLLSQAVMAIIAFFLLILKTDISLKLRFPLHPELGRLVVMSLNLFVRALSLNIALILAVREATDLGDRFIGAHTIAINVWLFSAFFIDGYGAAGNILGGKLLGAKDYNNLWLLAKKILQYGVTVSLVLVVLGFVFYHPIGQIFSNEQVALDTFYSVFYIIILSLPINAIAFVFDGLFKGLGEMKYLRDTLLDATFLGFVPMLYLSKELGWGFTGIWLSFVVWMLIRGGALVVKFNTKFRPLLQKT; translated from the coding sequence TTGAATAAAATTGTAAATCTTAAAAATATAAACAAACTAGCAATACCTGCTACAATTGCAGGTATATCTGAGCCATTGCTTTCTATTACAGACGCTGCTATAGTAGGTAATATTCCTAACTACGGACTAGAATCTCTTGCAGCAGCAGGTATTGTGGGGTCTTTTTTGTCTATGCTTATTTGGGTTTTAGGACAAACCAGAAGTGCTATATCTGCCATAATTTCTCAGTATTTAGGAGCTGGTAAATTGGCAGAGGTTAAAACATTACCAGTGCAGGCTATTTTTTTTAATATTTTATTAAGTGTTGTAATTCTACTTTCTACTGTTTTTGTAATAGAAGAAATATTTGTGTTTTTTAAGGCAAAGGGCAAAATTTTAGAGTTTTGCGTGTCTTACTACGGTATTAGGGTTTGGGGTTTTCCGTTAACACTATTTACGTTTGCTGTGATGGGTATTTTTAGAGGTTTGCAAAACACAAGCTGGCCAATGGTAATAGCTTTAATAGGTGCTTTTTTAAATATTTTTTTAGATTATATTTTTGTTTACGGTGTAGAAGGTATTTTAGACCCTATGTATTTAGATGGTGCGGCTTGGGCAAGTTTACTATCACAAGCAGTAATGGCAATAATAGCATTCTTTTTACTTATTTTAAAAACAGATATTAGTTTAAAGTTACGCTTTCCGTTGCACCCAGAATTAGGGCGTTTGGTGGTTATGAGTTTAAATTTATTTGTGCGTGCATTGTCTTTAAACATAGCGTTAATATTAGCCGTGCGCGAGGCCACAGATCTAGGAGATAGGTTTATTGGTGCCCACACAATAGCTATAAATGTATGGTTGTTTTCTGCTTTTTTTATAGACGGTTATGGCGCTGCAGGTAATATTTTAGGAGGTAAATTGTTAGGGGCGAAAGATTATAATAACCTTTGGCTGTTGGCTAAAAAAATTCTTCAGTACGGAGTAACAGTTAGTTTAGTTTTGGTGGTTTTGGGCTTTGTTTTTTATCACCCTATAGGACAAATTTTTTCTAATGAGCAAGTGGCTTTAGATACATTTTATTCAGTTTTTTATATCATAATACTAAGCTTACCTATTAATGCAATAGCTTTTGTTTTTGATGGACTTTTTAAAGGCTTAGGGGAAATGAAATACCTAAGAGATACGCTTTTAGATGCTACATTTTTAGGTTTTGTACCTATGTTATACCTAAGTAAAGAGCTAGGTTGGGGCTTTACGGGAATTTGGCTGTCTTTTGTGGTTTGGATGCTAATAAGAGGCGGAGCACTGGTGGTTAAATTTAACACAAAGTTTCGTCCACTCTTACAAAAAACGTAA
- a CDS encoding SusC/RagA family TonB-linked outer membrane protein: protein MKYEFQKSMIFIVFLIFSFYGVAQIKVTGTVKSNDGVPLLGVTIMEQGSSTNGTTTDFDGNFALEVDSAKDVLVISYIGFVTKTISIPENKNVSVILEEDLEQLSEVVVVGYGSVKKSDVTGSVTSVEMDNIPSKPANSIDGLLQGQVAGVQVTTPSDNPGAGAVIRIRGGSSLRGGNDPLVVVDGFPIGYAGDLKQISPQDIASMEVLKDASASAIYGSRGANGVIMITTKKGAKHTTEVTVSQQNTYSSFTSDLNLWRDPVLMAELSNESRTNGGFTPIYIGAKDANGVYYPSVSELKNGSWAYNTRWDDVVFRDPVSNNTNIAVRSQTDRTQFSLSTTYYTNEGVYINNDYEKLNINLNVIHKIYNDKVTIGGNVIYSKGNQNNNNDLAYWRNPIFPIYEDGNPINDYFLAGSQDYSHPIALVENRTNKNEFLDFIGSAFIEIDFTKTLKLKTQVNHKYGRSITDYYNPKIYTQDGTFNNGSGGVNNWENTETVAETFLTYNNTYGNKHNFTAMGGFSYQGYEARTSDLKAYDFLNEALGNGNLAAGNPEKQSVANGLSETVMYSGIGRLNYGYDDKYLATFTVRTDGSSKFGENNQWALFPSGALGWKIHKEDFIRNLNVFDEFKLRASYGISGNQGISPYLINSRYGQDQYYVNGRWQTTIGPGYVVGQDSQSGKKTWGGIPNPDLKWETTEQFNIGADVAFFNNRLKVTADYYKKHTSDLLRERLLSPSSSYDKMWVNDGEIENQGVEVTIDGTMVNKEDWGLNGMFIFSRNKNKVVSLGDAVSSGLNTDALTGIKYEFSGNQVEAFRAIPNILAVGQPINVFYGYKVDGIVQSRAQGLAAGLTGDLAEPGEFKYVDLNEDGVIDENDRTIIGNPNPDFIASLNLNGRYKNFDFSLFFNGSFGQDIFNTKAFSEPGNTPLRWTQDNTTNNYPSLRDGRTLYMSDYFIEKGSFVRLQNLSIGYNITNLNTAWFKKGRVFMNGTNLFTITDFNGYDPELGGDGIYWGGYPKLRNWTLGVELTF, encoded by the coding sequence ATGAAATATGAGTTTCAAAAAAGTATGATTTTTATTGTTTTCTTAATTTTTAGCTTCTATGGAGTTGCACAAATTAAGGTAACCGGAACAGTAAAATCTAACGACGGAGTTCCTTTACTTGGTGTTACCATAATGGAGCAGGGTTCTAGCACAAACGGAACCACTACAGATTTTGACGGAAACTTTGCTCTTGAAGTTGACAGTGCAAAAGACGTACTTGTAATTTCTTATATTGGCTTTGTTACTAAAACGATTTCGATACCAGAAAATAAAAATGTATCTGTTATATTAGAAGAGGATTTAGAGCAACTATCAGAGGTTGTTGTTGTAGGTTACGGCTCTGTTAAAAAGAGTGATGTTACTGGTTCTGTTACTTCGGTAGAAATGGACAACATACCTTCTAAACCAGCCAATTCTATTGATGGTTTATTACAAGGTCAGGTTGCAGGTGTGCAAGTAACTACACCATCAGACAATCCTGGCGCTGGCGCTGTTATTAGAATTAGAGGTGGCAGCTCTTTACGCGGCGGTAACGATCCGCTTGTTGTTGTAGATGGCTTTCCTATTGGTTATGCAGGTGATTTAAAACAAATTTCTCCACAAGATATTGCCTCTATGGAGGTGCTTAAAGATGCTTCTGCTTCTGCAATTTACGGTTCTAGAGGTGCCAATGGTGTTATTATGATTACTACCAAAAAAGGCGCTAAACATACTACAGAGGTTACTGTTTCTCAGCAAAACACATATTCTAGTTTTACATCAGACCTTAACCTTTGGAGAGATCCTGTTTTAATGGCAGAGCTAAGTAACGAAAGCAGAACTAACGGTGGTTTTACTCCTATTTATATTGGTGCAAAAGATGCAAATGGTGTGTATTACCCATCTGTGAGCGAGCTTAAAAATGGAAGTTGGGCATACAATACACGTTGGGATGATGTTGTTTTTCGTGACCCGGTATCTAATAACACAAATATTGCTGTACGTAGCCAAACAGATCGCACACAGTTTAGCTTAAGTACTACGTATTACACTAATGAAGGTGTTTACATTAATAATGATTATGAAAAACTAAACATTAATTTAAATGTAATTCATAAAATATATAATGACAAGGTAACTATTGGAGGTAATGTTATTTACTCTAAAGGAAACCAAAATAACAATAATGATTTAGCATACTGGCGTAATCCTATTTTCCCTATTTATGAAGATGGTAACCCTATTAACGACTACTTTTTAGCAGGCTCACAAGATTACTCACATCCTATTGCCTTAGTAGAAAATAGAACTAATAAAAACGAATTTTTAGATTTTATAGGTTCTGCATTTATAGAGATTGATTTTACAAAAACGTTAAAATTAAAAACTCAGGTTAACCATAAATACGGGCGCTCTATTACAGATTATTACAATCCTAAAATTTATACTCAAGACGGTACTTTTAACAATGGTTCTGGCGGTGTTAATAATTGGGAAAATACAGAAACTGTTGCAGAGACTTTTTTAACGTATAACAACACATATGGTAATAAGCACAATTTTACAGCAATGGGTGGTTTCTCTTACCAAGGGTATGAGGCCAGAACGTCTGACCTGAAAGCGTATGATTTTTTAAATGAAGCTTTAGGCAATGGCAACCTTGCTGCTGGTAACCCAGAAAAACAGTCTGTAGCCAATGGCTTATCTGAAACTGTTATGTACTCTGGTATTGGTCGTTTAAACTATGGTTATGATGATAAATACCTTGCTACATTTACAGTACGTACAGATGGTTCTTCAAAATTTGGAGAAAACAACCAATGGGCATTATTCCCTTCTGGAGCATTAGGATGGAAAATACACAAAGAAGATTTTATTCGTAACCTAAATGTTTTTGATGAGTTTAAACTACGTGCTAGTTACGGTATCTCTGGTAACCAAGGTATTTCTCCTTACTTAATTAATAGTAGATACGGACAAGACCAATACTACGTTAATGGCCGTTGGCAAACAACAATTGGCCCTGGTTATGTAGTTGGACAAGATAGTCAAAGTGGTAAAAAAACCTGGGGCGGTATTCCTAATCCAGATTTAAAATGGGAAACTACAGAACAATTTAATATTGGTGCAGATGTTGCATTTTTTAACAACAGATTAAAAGTTACTGCAGATTACTACAAAAAACACACCTCAGATTTATTACGTGAGCGTTTGCTTTCTCCTTCTTCTTCTTATGATAAAATGTGGGTTAACGATGGTGAAATAGAAAACCAAGGTGTAGAAGTTACTATAGATGGTACTATGGTTAACAAAGAAGATTGGGGACTAAACGGAATGTTTATTTTTTCTAGAAACAAAAACAAGGTTGTAAGCTTAGGAGATGCTGTGTCTTCTGGTTTAAATACTGATGCTTTAACTGGCATTAAATATGAGTTCTCTGGAAACCAAGTTGAAGCTTTCCGTGCTATACCAAATATTTTAGCCGTTGGGCAACCTATAAATGTTTTTTATGGCTACAAAGTAGATGGTATTGTACAGTCTAGAGCCCAAGGTTTGGCAGCTGGCTTAACAGGAGACCTAGCAGAACCAGGAGAATTTAAGTATGTAGACTTAAATGAAGACGGAGTTATAGATGAAAATGACCGTACCATAATTGGTAATCCTAATCCAGATTTTATAGCAAGTTTAAACCTTAATGGTCGCTATAAAAACTTTGATTTTTCTCTTTTCTTTAATGGTAGTTTTGGTCAAGATATTTTTAACACTAAAGCTTTTAGTGAACCCGGAAATACACCGTTACGCTGGACACAAGATAACACTACAAACAATTACCCTAGCTTAAGAGATGGTCGTACACTTTACATGTCAGATTATTTTATAGAAAAAGGAAGCTTTGTTCGCTTACAAAACCTTTCTATTGGCTACAACATAACAAACTTAAATACGGCTTGGTTTAAAAAAGGTAGAGTTTTTATGAACGGAACAAACCTATTCACCATAACAGATTTTAATGGTTATGACCCTGAACTAGGCGGAGATGGCATTTACTGGGGTGGCTACCCTAAGTTAAGAAACTGGACTTTAGGCGTAGAACTAACCTTTTAA
- a CDS encoding GNAT family N-acetyltransferase, with translation MIRLAKKSEIDKILTVTKACAAFMIKNGIYQWNEHYPSKQAFLNDIVQEELYVLEVDEKIAGTIVLSTHMDSEYVPIKWLTKNDANLYIHRLSVHPELQGKGYAQKMMNFAEEYAKNNDFVSVRLDTFSVNKRNVNFYQTRGYKQLGDIFFPKQSEHPFHCFELVL, from the coding sequence ATGATTCGTCTCGCAAAAAAATCAGAAATAGACAAAATTCTTACTGTTACAAAGGCTTGTGCTGCTTTTATGATTAAAAATGGCATTTACCAGTGGAACGAGCACTACCCAAGTAAACAAGCTTTTTTAAATGATATTGTCCAAGAAGAATTATATGTTTTAGAGGTTGATGAAAAAATTGCGGGAACCATTGTATTGTCTACCCATATGGATAGTGAATATGTTCCTATTAAGTGGCTCACTAAAAATGATGCTAATTTATACATACATAGGTTGTCTGTGCATCCAGAACTACAGGGTAAAGGGTATGCGCAAAAAATGATGAATTTTGCAGAGGAATATGCTAAAAATAATGACTTTGTATCTGTACGGTTAGATACTTTTAGTGTAAATAAACGCAATGTAAATTTTTACCAAACCAGAGGTTACAAACAATTAGGAGATATATTTTTTCCTAAACAAAGTGAACACCCTTTTCATTGTTTTGAACTTGTTTTATAA
- a CDS encoding glycoside hydrolase family 130 protein, with protein MNTVEQKKTGLLRLKKHQNNPVLSPNPENDWESLVVCNPGVWYEDGTFYMLYRAAGNDVEHQIRFGLATSTDGVNFTRTSNQPVFSPSTDGPDMGAVEDPRIVKFGDEFYVTYAYRPHPPGQYWNFDHDEILLPQCDADAPLVLKNNIANSGLLLTKDFKNYRRLGRITQSNLDDRDVIIFPEKINGKFAMLHRPKEWIGEEYGCDKPSIWLRFSDDLMVWEEPSTLLLAGINGTWEEKIGGSTPPLKTKDGWLIIYHGVENGGLGYYRVGAALLDLEDPTIVKSRLTNWIMEPEHDYEIEGFYKGCVFPTGNMIIDDTLYVYYGAADKYVGLATCNIDELLNELKNA; from the coding sequence ATGAATACTGTAGAACAAAAAAAAACAGGATTATTACGTCTTAAAAAACATCAAAACAACCCAGTATTAAGTCCAAACCCAGAAAACGATTGGGAAAGCTTAGTAGTGTGTAACCCTGGTGTTTGGTATGAAGATGGTACATTTTATATGCTATACAGAGCCGCTGGTAATGACGTAGAACACCAAATACGTTTTGGTTTAGCTACCAGTACAGATGGCGTAAACTTTACACGCACCTCTAACCAGCCTGTTTTTAGCCCTAGCACAGACGGTCCAGATATGGGTGCAGTAGAAGATCCTAGAATTGTAAAATTTGGAGATGAATTTTATGTAACCTATGCCTACAGACCTCACCCTCCTGGACAATACTGGAACTTTGACCATGATGAAATTTTATTGCCACAATGTGATGCCGATGCTCCGTTGGTTTTAAAAAATAACATTGCAAACTCTGGCTTACTTTTAACCAAAGATTTTAAAAACTACAGACGTTTAGGAAGAATTACACAAAGTAATTTAGATGACAGGGATGTTATTATTTTTCCAGAAAAAATAAACGGAAAATTTGCAATGTTGCATAGACCAAAAGAATGGATCGGTGAAGAATACGGTTGTGACAAACCATCTATTTGGCTTCGCTTTTCTGACGATTTAATGGTTTGGGAAGAACCAAGCACATTATTGTTAGCAGGAATAAATGGCACTTGGGAAGAAAAAATTGGCGGTAGCACACCTCCTTTAAAAACTAAAGATGGTTGGCTAATTATATACCATGGTGTAGAAAATGGCGGACTAGGATATTACCGTGTTGGCGCAGCTCTTTTAGACCTAGAAGATCCTACAATTGTAAAGTCTAGGCTAACAAATTGGATTATGGAGCCAGAGCATGATTATGAAATTGAAGGCTTTTACAAAGGCTGTGTTTTTCCAACAGGAAATATGATTATTGATGATACTTTATATGTATATTATGGTGCTGCAGACAAGTACGTTGGTCTTGCAACTTGTAATATTGATGAATTATTAAACGAATTAAAAAATGCTTAA
- a CDS encoding universal stress protein, translating into MKNILVPIGTSTESHETLQYAVDFAKNFDATIYVMEVFNVISAGAGSLANATDKIEKNNREQLLDVVNKVDKKGTEIKIATYQGDIIAGLKKIDKQFLGIDLIIMAPRSNDVNEGNYLGNTSGKIIKKTDIPTLIVPVGYVFKPVTSILTAFKSGILKRKRILNPLITIKKQFNSAVNLLLVKTPGYTDDDLKVDTALLDISSKMTLTENVTTYHGVLEHFLTKQPDMLCVFRRKRGFFKKLWEKNTISKSEFFAPVPVLVLSVKKD; encoded by the coding sequence ATGAAGAATATATTGGTTCCTATAGGAACATCTACAGAAAGTCATGAAACATTACAATACGCCGTAGATTTTGCTAAAAATTTTGATGCAACCATTTATGTAATGGAAGTTTTTAATGTTATTTCTGCTGGCGCTGGTAGTTTAGCCAATGCTACAGATAAGATTGAAAAAAACAACAGAGAACAATTGTTAGATGTTGTTAATAAGGTTGATAAAAAAGGAACTGAAATTAAAATTGCAACTTACCAAGGGGATATTATTGCTGGTCTTAAAAAAATTGACAAGCAGTTTTTAGGAATAGATTTAATAATTATGGCTCCTAGAAGTAATGATGTTAACGAGGGTAATTACCTTGGCAACACTTCTGGTAAAATTATTAAAAAAACAGATATACCTACATTAATAGTACCTGTAGGCTATGTTTTTAAGCCTGTAACATCTATACTTACAGCTTTTAAATCTGGTATTTTAAAGCGCAAAAGAATACTTAACCCATTAATTACTATTAAAAAACAGTTTAATAGTGCCGTTAACTTATTATTGGTTAAAACGCCTGGCTATACAGATGATGATTTAAAAGTAGATACCGCATTATTAGATATTAGTTCTAAAATGACACTTACAGAAAATGTAACTACTTACCACGGCGTATTAGAGCATTTTTTAACTAAACAACCAGATATGTTGTGTGTGTTTAGAAGAAAAAGAGGCTTTTTTAAGAAGTTATGGGAAAAGAATACCATTTCTAAATCAGAGTTTTTTGCCCCTGTACCTGTATTGGTTTTAAGCGTTAAAAAAGACTAA
- a CDS encoding AraC family transcriptional regulator, which produces MNKEARILRELVPICEDDFFIVLNHHSAKFDFPIHFHPELELNLVLNSSGKRIIGDSIQEYVDNDLVLVGPNTPHAWTGVDENTKAHVVTVQFHEKFLSELALNRKLMLPIRDLLEKSKRGILFSKETIAVLKPKILRLSESQDFDSLLNFLSILYDLSIARSTKMLASHSYVDHYTMHKSRRIEKVNNYIKENLHQKIPLKDVASLVNMSESAFSHFFKKSTNSSFSDYVSDLRLGHAARLLIETERSINEICFDSGFNNISNFNRTFKRKMGYTPSYFRDQQKLITKH; this is translated from the coding sequence ATGAATAAAGAAGCGCGTATTTTAAGGGAGTTAGTGCCTATATGTGAAGATGATTTCTTCATTGTATTAAACCATCATTCTGCTAAGTTTGATTTTCCTATACATTTTCATCCAGAATTAGAACTTAATTTAGTTTTAAATTCATCAGGAAAAAGAATTATTGGAGACTCTATACAGGAGTATGTAGATAATGATTTGGTCTTGGTAGGGCCTAACACACCACATGCATGGACAGGTGTAGACGAGAATACAAAAGCACATGTGGTAACAGTACAATTTCATGAAAAGTTTTTGTCAGAGTTGGCATTAAACAGAAAGTTAATGTTGCCTATTAGAGACCTATTAGAAAAATCTAAAAGAGGTATTTTATTTTCTAAAGAAACTATTGCGGTTTTAAAGCCCAAAATATTGCGTTTGTCAGAGTCTCAGGATTTTGATTCGCTTCTTAATTTTTTATCTATTTTGTATGATTTATCTATTGCACGCAGTACAAAAATGTTAGCGTCACACTCCTATGTAGACCACTACACTATGCATAAGAGCCGTAGAATAGAAAAAGTAAACAATTATATTAAAGAAAATTTGCACCAAAAAATACCATTAAAAGATGTGGCAAGTTTGGTAAATATGTCTGAGTCTGCATTTAGTCATTTTTTTAAAAAAAGTACAAATTCATCATTCTCTGACTATGTTAGTGATTTGCGCTTGGGCCATGCGGCAAGGTTGCTTATAGAAACAGAGCGCTCTATAAACGAAATTTGTTTTGATAGTGGTTTTAACAACATATCTAACTTTAATAGAACCTTTAAACGCAAAATGGGCTACACGCCAAGTTATTTTAGAGACCAGCAGAAGTTAATAACTAAGCATTAG